DNA from Deinococcota bacterium:
CCGAGGCGCCGGGCGGCGGCGGGTAGTGTCCGCCGCGCTGGGCGAGGTCGGCGCGGTTGAGGCCGGTCGCGTACACGTCTACGAGCACCTCGTCGGGGCCGCGGTCCGGCTCGGCGACCTCCCGCCACGCCAGCGGACGCCCTTCGCCACTTCCAACCACGATTGCCTTCACCTGTCCTCCACCATATGTCCTCCAGGCATATGTCCTCCAGGGCTCGAGCTTAACCCATTCAGGCCAGCTCGCAACCGTGCCGTATAGTAGGGCATGACCTCAAACGCTCCCAACACCCTTCACGTCGCCATCCGCGCCGCCCAGGCCGCCGCCCTGATCCACCGCAGCAACGTGGGCGCCGACTTAGGCATCAAGACCAAGTCGAGTATCACCGACCTGGTCACGCGCGTCGACGGCGAATCCGAGAGGATCATCCGCGAGATCATCGGCGGCGCCTTTCCCGACCACGCGGTTCTGGGCGAGGAGGAGGGGCAGAGCAGAGCGGGCGCCAGCCACCGCTGGATCGTGGACCCCTTAGACGGCACCCTCAACTACGCCCACGGCTTTCCCTTCTACTGCGTGTCGGTCGCGCTCGAGGTGGAGGGAGAACTCCAGGTGGGCGTGGTGCTCGACTCCGCGCGGGGCGAGCTGTTCACCGCCTGGCGGGGCGGCGGCGCCTGGCTGAACGGCGCGCCCATCCGGGTGAGCGAGGAGGACGTCCTCAGAAGCGCCATGCTGGCGACGGGCTTTCCCTACGACCCGGCGGGGGTGCTCGACAACATCGAGGTCTTTAGGCGCGTCACGCCCAAGGTGCGGGCGGTCAGGCGGCCGGGCGCGGCGGCGCTCGACCTCTCCTATGTCGCTTGCGGCCGGCTCGACGGCTTCTGGGAGCTCAAGCTGAACGCCTGGGACGTGGCGGCCGGGGTCTTGCTCATCAGGGAGGCGGGCGGCCGGGTGACGAGCCCTTCGGGCGGCCCCTACAGCGTCGAGGACCCGGTGCTGGTGAGCTCGAACGGGCGCATCCACGAGGCGCTGCTAGAGGCCTTGGCGCTAACGTGACGGTGAAAGAGCTCGTTTTGGACCTCGAGACCAGGCGCTCCTTCGACGAGGTCGGCGGGGCGCACAACCGCGCCCAGCTGGGCGTCAGCGTGGTCGGCGTCTACCACTACGACGGCGACCGCTACGCCTGCTACCGCGAGGAGGCCTGGGGGGCGCTGGCCGAGGAGCTGCGGGCGGCCGAGCGGGTGATCGGCTTCAACCTCGTGGGCTTCGACCTGCCCATCTTGGCCCTCGAGCTCGGCGACTGGGTCCTGGAGCTGCCCACGCTCGACCTCATGCTCGAGGCCCAAGGGGCACTCGGCCACCGCGTCTCGCTCGACTCGCTCGCTAAGGCGACCCTGGGCATGAGCAAGCTGGGCTCGGGCTTGGACGCCCTCGAATACTACCGCGCGGGCGACTGGGACCGCCTCGAGCGCTACTGTCTGGAGGACGTCAAGCTCACCAAGGCGCTCTATGAGCACGCCCTCAAGAACGGCCACCTCCTCTACCAGAAGGGCAAGCGCCGCCTCCCGGTGGCGATGAGCTTCGCCGAGAGCCCCTTCGCGGAGGTCTTTAGGGACGCCCTCTCGAAGCGGAGCGCGGTCAAGATGATCTACGGCGGCAAGGAGCGCCTGGTCGACGTTCACGCCTTCGACGGCGCCTACGTGAGAGGCTTTTGCCACCTGCGCGGGAGCGAATTGACCTTCCGGCTCGACCGAGTCGAGCACGCCGAGGCGGCGCCCTCGAGCCGGCCGCTCTTCTAGCCGGCCTTTAGGTGTAATCGCCCATGCCGCTTGTCAGCGGCACCACGATGAATGAAAATGCGAGCCATTTTCAAAAGGAATAGGTGTAGGTGTATAGGTGCAGCTCCCTTTCGGTGGACTACAAGGGCCCAGATGTTCATAGCCCTCAGCTCAAACCCTCGTCTTCCGGCCGTTTCGAGACGCGGCTTTGACTCATTTGACTCATCACGGCTTGTAAGAAATGGTTTAGAGGCGATATACTGGGCTTAGGAAGTTTTTCCTACTGCCTTGGCAAGGGTGGGTGCTAGACCCGCCCTTTTTAGTTGCCCAAACGCTTACCCACATCAAGAGCAAGGACCGCGGCAGTTGGGAGGTAACCGTGGATTTGACGCAGGCTGCAAAGACTATTTTAGAGCCCCTGGGCTTCGAGGTGCTCGAGCTCGGCGTGAGCGGGCGCGGCGAAGGGCGCAGCGTGCTGCTGAGGATCGACCGCCTGGACGGCGGGGTGGTCGCTATGAACGACGTGAGTCTGGCCTCCGAGGTCTTCGGGCTCGAGCTCGACCGCTTAGACCCCTTCGAGGGCCGCTACAAGCTCGAGGTGGAGTCGCCCGGCCCCGAGCGGCCGCTCAAGACCACCCAGCACTTCCGGCGCTTTCAAGGCCTCCTGGCCAAGGTGCGCGCGGGCGGCGAGACCTTCAGGGGCAAAATCCGCACCGTCGAGGGCGAAAGCGTCAGCTTCGAGGTGAACGGCGAGACGCGCACCCTGGCGCTAAACGAGATCAAGGCCTGGCTGGCCGAGTGGCCCGAGACGCCCCGTTAGGATTGACAGGCTAGGACCGAACA
Protein-coding regions in this window:
- a CDS encoding NAD(P)H-quinone oxidoreductase is translated as MKAIVVGSGEGRPLAWREVAEPDRGPDEVLVDVYATGLNRADLAQRGGHYPPPPGAS
- a CDS encoding inositol monophosphatase; its protein translation is MTSNAPNTLHVAIRAAQAAALIHRSNVGADLGIKTKSSITDLVTRVDGESERIIREIIGGAFPDHAVLGEEEGQSRAGASHRWIVDPLDGTLNYAHGFPFYCVSVALEVEGELQVGVVLDSARGELFTAWRGGGAWLNGAPIRVSEEDVLRSAMLATGFPYDPAGVLDNIEVFRRVTPKVRAVRRPGAAALDLSYVACGRLDGFWELKLNAWDVAAGVLLIREAGGRVTSPSGGPYSVEDPVLVSSNGRIHEALLEALALT
- a CDS encoding ribonuclease H-like domain-containing protein; translated protein: MTVKELVLDLETRRSFDEVGGAHNRAQLGVSVVGVYHYDGDRYACYREEAWGALAEELRAAERVIGFNLVGFDLPILALELGDWVLELPTLDLMLEAQGALGHRVSLDSLAKATLGMSKLGSGLDALEYYRAGDWDRLERYCLEDVKLTKALYEHALKNGHLLYQKGKRRLPVAMSFAESPFAEVFRDALSKRSAVKMIYGGKERLVDVHAFDGAYVRGFCHLRGSELTFRLDRVEHAEAAPSSRPLF
- the rimP gene encoding ribosome maturation factor RimP; translated protein: MDLTQAAKTILEPLGFEVLELGVSGRGEGRSVLLRIDRLDGGVVAMNDVSLASEVFGLELDRLDPFEGRYKLEVESPGPERPLKTTQHFRRFQGLLAKVRAGGETFRGKIRTVEGESVSFEVNGETRTLALNEIKAWLAEWPETPR